The following are encoded together in the Corticium candelabrum chromosome 1, ooCorCand1.1, whole genome shotgun sequence genome:
- the LOC134182960 gene encoding aldo-keto reductase Mvan_2161-like, with the protein MTCHRLLAGFVLTSLFQVSIQTNVVPSVLLQNSATNNVLMPATGLGTGGYALTLDSHGEYWNDSIAEKSVSLWLKLGGRRIDGSFSYMDQVGIGRAIKASGIPRKEIFITSKVGPGGANKNGVQLGGPLGYNDSLKQMEQVLGSLGVTYVDLLLIHWPYDAIHAPSSEKECNGNTSTEMRLCRQSTWKAMLQILKEGKARAVGVSNFALQHLQDIIDMGEMIPSVNQCEFHVFWHDLELLEFCKRHNITFNGYSPLGTPDFGPWSLGWNESLLELPLVKLISQRYGKTAAQILQRYSLHQGVLVNPRSWNEEHMRENLNVFDFELSDQEVMQLNALSTSKKPNVCPDPKKLP; encoded by the coding sequence ATGACGTGTCACCGTTTGCTAGCAGGTTTCGTCCTAACTAGTctgtttcaagtttctatacaaacaaacgTCGTTCCAAGCGTTCTGCTGCAAAATTCTGCGACCAACAACGTGTTGATGCCAGCGACCGGGCTAGGTACAGGAGGGTACGCGCTCACTCTAGATTCCCACGGAGAATACTGGAATGACAGTATTGCCGAGAAATCAGTATCTCTTTGGCTCAAGCTAGGAGGAAGACGTATTGATGGATCATTCAGCTACATGGATCAAGTGGGAATCGGACGAGCAATCAAAGCTAGTGGAATTCCTCGTAAAGAGATTTTCATCACCTCTAAAGTTGGTCCAGGTGGAGCAAACAAAAACGGAGTACAGCTTGGGGGACCTCTGGGCTACAACGACTCACTAAAACAGATGGAACAGGTTCTCGGCAGCCTTGGAGTTACGTATGTTGATCTGCTGCTTATTCACTGGCCTTATGATGCAATCCACGCTCCCAGTTCTGAGAAAGAGTGCAATGGAAACACCTCTACCGAAATGCGACTGTGCCGTCAGTCAACTTGGAAAGCAATGCTACAGATTCTCAAAGAAGGTAAGGCCAGAGCAGTGGGCGTGTCCAACTTTGCGTTGCAACATCTTCAAGATATAATAGACATGGGAGAAATGATTCCTTCAGTCAATCAATGTGAGTTTCACGTGTTCTGGCATGATTTGGAGTTGCTAGAATTTTGCAAACGTCACAACATCACATTCAATGGTTATTCCCCACTCGGAACACCAGATTTTGGACCTTGGAGTCTTGGCTGGAACGAGAGCCTACTTGAGTTGCCTCTGGTTAAACTAATTTCTCAGAGATATGGAAAGACAGCTGCACAAATACTACAGCGTTATTCTCTGCATCAAGGTGTGCTGGTGAATCCAAGATCTTGGAACGAAGAACACATGAGAGAAAATCTAAATGTGTTTGACTTTGAACTAAGTGATCAAGAAGTTATGCAGCTGAACGCACTTTCTACTTCTAAAAAACCCAACGTCTGCCCAGATCCCAAAAAGTTACCTTGA
- the LOC134189070 gene encoding uncharacterized protein K02A2.6-like has translation MAQSRFLGKPAEFQAGTDSVDEYVDRFKLYCTANDVADNDKQRAIFLATVGATAYRLLCNLTKPGKPQDKTLDKRTELMRNHCESKTISSSQKGSDFMSESRRKAKTLPPILRNYDVFQRKRPHCKDMSQEKAKRKGNVPRHAKGGQRTHHIEEAEVSIVHTLSDTKGGPKLTLEVVGCDLELDVDTGASVTVLPHHVYSQYLKHVQLQKSKIALRSYSGQPLVRRSGRVNRASPIRQSTHNGTNQYWQSLFMVQDNPTDVISEFRELFQLDIGKLLGYQANITPQKGAIPRFHVPVPYALQKVQEELGKLQNEGILKPVDHSDWAAPIVVVRRGDGSLRICGDYKVTVNPYLEMNAYPLPNPQDLFATLAGGRYFSKLDMKQAYLQIKVSPQSQKHLTINTSKGLFAYTRMPFGISSAPAIWQRAKWQSAMDGILSGISGVGCF, from the exons atgGCGCAGTCAAGATTCCTAGGAAAACCGGCTGAGTTTCAAGCTGGAACTGACAGCGTAGACGAATATGTCGATCGATTCAAGTTGTATTGCACCGCAAACGACGTAGCTGACAACGACAAGCAGCGGGCAATATTCTTAGCTACGGTAGGCGCAACGGCATACAGGCTGTTATGCAACCTAACCAAACCGGGGAAGCCGCAGGACAAGACGCTTGATAAACGAACTGAACTCATGAGGAATCACTGCGAATCCAAGACTATATCGTCATCGCAGAAAGGTTCCGATTTTATGAGCGAGTCCAGAAGGAAGGCGAAAACGTTGCCTCCTATCTTGCGGAACTACGAC GTTTTCCAACGTAAAAGGCCACATTGCAAAGACATGTCGCAAGAAAAAGCAAAGCGAAAAGGAAACGTTCCAAGGCACGCGAAAGGCGGGCAAAGAACGCACCACATCGAGGAAGCGGAGGTGAGTATCGTTCACACGCTGTCGGATACTAAGGGCGGTCCTAAACTAACATTAGAAGTGGTGGGGTGTGACCTAGAGTTAGATGTGGATACTGGAGCATCTGTGACCGTGTTACCGCACCATGTTTACAGTCAGTATTTGAAGCATGTACAGTTACAGAAGAGTAAGATTGCACTGCGATCATACAGTGGTCAACCGTTAGTTAGGCGTAGTGGGCGAGTCAACCGTGCCAGTCCGATACGGCAATCGACACACAATGGGACGAATCAAT ACTGGCAGTCTCTGTTTATGGTGCAAGACAACCCAACTGACGTGATTTCGGAATTTCGTGAGCTATTCCAATTGGACATTGGAAAATTACTCGGATACCAAGCGAATATCACGCCACAGAAAGGTGCAATTCCTAGGTTTCACGTACCTGTGCCGTACGCTTTACAGAAGGTCCAGGAGGAGTTGGGCAAACTTCAGAATGAAGGGATATTGAAACCGGTTGACCATAGTGATTGGGCAGCACCAATAGTCGTTGTAAGACGGGGAGATGGATCTCTAAGAATCTGCGGTGACTACAAAGTGACAGTCAACCCGTATTTGGAGATGAACGCATACCCATTACCAAATCCACAGGACCTATTTGCCACGTTAGCCGGGGGTAGATACTTCTCAAAGTTAGACATGAAACAGGCTTACCTACAAATAAAAGTATCACCTCAGAGCCAAAAGCATTTGACCATCAATACGTCAAAAGGCCTCTTTGCATATACTCGTATGCCATTCGGAATCAGTTCTGCGCCAGCTATATGGCAACGTGCTAAATGGCAAAGTGCTATGGACGGAATCTTATCCGGAATTTCCGGAGTTGGCTGTTTTTAG
- the LOC134189166 gene encoding uncharacterized protein K02A2.6-like, translating into MAGEENKEADMLSRLPMEVNVIDPNQELYHVDCCENLPVTAAEVARETKADPIFRRAYQYTLSGWNWKSHMDPRLQPYSRRSDELSVEENCLLWGTRVIIPQKLQSRVLADLHEYHPGSNRMKALARSYIWWPSLDMTLEELCKKCEICQSQRNKPPAGIPHPWMYPTAPWERVHADFAELEGQHYLIMIDAFSKWFEVHEMGTSTTASRTIEVMRRVFSFMAFQDDW; encoded by the coding sequence ATGGCTGGAGAGGAGAATAAGGAAGCAGATATGCTGTCCCGACTGCCAATGGAAGTGAATGTCATAGACCCTAACCAGGAATTGTACCATGTGGATTGCTGTGAAAATCTacctgtaacagcagcagaagtagCACGAGAGACTAAAGCAGATCCCATTTTCAGACGGGCATACCAGTATACATTGTctggatggaactggaaaAGTCACATGGATCCAAGGTTACAACCCTACTCACGACGGTCAGATGAACTTAGCGTTGAAGAGAACTGTTTACTTTGGGGAACACGTGTGATAATACCGCAAAAATTACAGTCAAGAGTTCTAGCAGATCTTCATGAATATCACCCGGGTTCAAATCGAATGAAAGCATTAGCTAGATCGTATATCTGGTGGCCGAGTTTGGACATGACGTTGGAAGAATTGtgcaagaaatgtgaaatttgCCAAAGTCAGAGGAATAAACCGCCTGCTGGTATTCCTCATCCATGGATGTATCCCACAGCACCTTGGGAGAGAGTTCACGCGGATTTTGCAGAGTTGGAAGGTCAACATTATCTTATTATGATTGACGCTTTTTCGAAATGGTTTGAAGTGCATGAAATGGGCACTAGTACAACGGCTAGTAGGACAATAGAGGTGATGAGGCGAGTTTTTAGTTTCATGGCATTCCAGGACGATTGGTGA
- the LOC134189258 gene encoding uncharacterized protein K02A2.6-like, producing the protein MLQMQWQGHVPDKCHMKSRECYLCHKKGHIAKACRSKKQGDFKNRSGATGTKNTKYQKQATLQVEEEEVCSLYGLGGQDAIKVNMTVAGRELELIVDTGATIAVIPRETYEKQLSHVKLQSSNVKLQSYCGQALSVRGEAVVPVRYRDQEIRGRVVVVNAANKPAVLGRNWLSQLKLDWASLFSLNVLDPVHEFSELFKEGMGKLQGVQAKITLSANARPVFHKARQVPFALQAEVDTEINHLVREGVLTPVDQSEWASPIVVVRKSDGSIRLCGDYKVTINEYLGNIEYPTPNAQDLFATLAGGQRFTRLDLKQAYQQMEVDTGSQEYLTINTRKGLFTYTRMPFGIRTAPSIFRKTMDMILSGIPGVCCFFDDILIVGSTDAEHDARVRQVLQHLKQRGVRLKKDKCEFGQSEVTYLGHRVDHEGLKPTEDKVKAIREAPEPRNVTELKAFLGLLNYYSHFLPNLSNTLQALYELLQKGKQWRWTRKHRAAFNAAKNKLLQSGFLAHYDLSRPVKLKCDASPYGIGVCLSHEFEDGSERPVAFASRTLSSAEKGYAQIEREALAIIFRLSSFPQVPHWSKIYTSDRSQTFGQNSGT; encoded by the coding sequence ATGCTACAGATGCAATGGCAAGGGCACGTTCCTGATAAGTGTCATATGAAATCAAGAGAGTGCTATTTATGTCACAAGAAGGGACATATCGCAAAAGCCTGCCGGAGTAAGAAGCAAGGCGATTTTAAGAACAGGAGCGGAGCAACGGGTACCAAGAATACAAAGTACCAGAAACAAGCCACgttacaagtggaagaagaggaagtaTGTTCACTTTATGGTCTGGGAGGTCAGGATGCAATCAAAGTCAATATGACTGTAGCTGGACGAGAATTAGAGCTGATTGTTGACACGGGTGCAACTATTGCCGTGATTCCCAGGGAGACCTATGAGAAACAACTATCTCATGTCAAACTCCAGAGCAGCAACGTGAAATTACAGTCATATTGTGGACAGGCATTGTCTGTACGCGGAGAAGCTGTAGTACCAGTACGCTACAGAGATCAAGAAATACGAGGTAGAGTAGTTGTCGTCAATGCTGCAAATAAGCCAGCAGTGCTTGGCAGGAATTGGTTGTCACAACTCAAGTTGGACTGGGCATCTTTATTTAGCTTGAATGTCCTGGATCCTGTACACGAGTTTTCTGAGTTATTCAAGGAAGGAATGGGAAAGCTGCAAGGAGTGCAAGCGAAAATTACTTTGAGTGCCAATGCAAGGCCAGTCTTTCATAAGGCAAGACAAGTACCATTTGCGTTACAAGCTGAAGTAGATACTGAAATCAATCACTTAGTCAGAGAAGGAGTACTGACACCTGTAGATCAGAGCGAGTGGGCTTCGCCGATAGTAGTGGTGAGGAAATCTGACGGCAGTATCAGATTGtgtggtgactacaaagtAACCATCAATGAATATTTGGGAAATATTGAGTATCCCACACCAAATGCTCAAGATTTATTTGCTACTTTAGCGGGTGGTCAACGATTTACCAGGCTTGATCTAAAGCAAGCTTACCAACAAATGGAAGTGGATACCGGGAGCCAAGAGTATTTAACCATAAATACTAGGAagggtttgtttacttataccAGAATGCCTTTTGGTATACGAACAGCACCAAGTATTTTCCGGAAAACTATGGATATGATATTGTCTGGAATACcaggagtttgttgttttttcgATGACATACTGATTGTCGGTTCAACTGATGCTGAGCACGATGCAAGAGTGAGGCAAGTATTACAACACCTAAAGCAAAGAGGAGTCCGGCTAAAGAAGGACAAATGTGAATTTGGTCAGTCTGAGGTGACATACTTAGGTCACAGGGTAGATCACGAAGGTCTGAAGCCTACAGAAGACAAGGTCAAGGCTATCAGGGAAGCACCTGAGCCAAGAAATGTGACtgagttgaaggcatttctGGGGCTGTTGAACTATTACAGCCATTTCTTACCGAATCTGTCGAATACTCTACAAGCTTTGTATGAGTTACTTCAAAAAGGAAAACAGTGGAGATGGACAAGGAAACACAGGGCCGCATTCAATGCAGCAAAGAACAAGTTATTACAGTCTGGTTTTCTTGCGCACTATGATTTGTCTCGACCAGTCAAGCTCAAATGTGACGCATCCCCATATGGAATAGGAGTCTGTTTGAGTCACGAGTTTGAGGATGGATCGGAGAGACCAGTGGCATTTGCTTCACGGACACTGTCATCAGCAGAAAAGGGCTACGCCCAAATAGAGCGTGAAGCACTGGCAATCATTTTTCGGCTTTCGTCATTTCCACAAGTTCCTCATTGGTCAAAGATTTACACTAGTGACAGATCACAAACCTTTGGTCAAAATTCTGGGACCTAA
- the LOC134186437 gene encoding 9,11-endoperoxide prostaglandin H2 reductase-like, giving the protein MYTFYLVDMVSHWLLTGFILTCLFQVSIQANVVPSILLQNSATNNVLMPATGLGTGGYALTLDSHGEHWNDSIAEKSVSLWLKLGGRRIDGSFSYLDQVGIGQAIRASGIPRKEIFITSKVGPSGANKNGVPLGGPLGYNDTLKQMEQVLGSLGVTYVDLLLIHWPYDAIHAPSSEKECNGNTSTEMRLCRQSTWKAMLQILKEGKARAVGVSNFALQHLQDIIDMGEMIPSVNQCEFHVFWHDLELLEFCKRHNITFNGYSPLAAPDFGPWSLGWNESLLELPLVKLISQRYGKTAAQILQRYSLHQGVLVNPRSWNEEHMRENLNVFDFELSDQEVMQLNALSTKKPNVCTDPRELP; this is encoded by the coding sequence ATGTATACGTTCTACTTAGTAGATATGGTATCTCATTGGTTGCTAACGGGTTTTATCCTAACTTGTCTGTTCCAAGTTTCTATACAAGCGAACGTCGTTCCAAGCATTCTGCTGCAAAATTCTGCGACCAACAACGTGTTGATGCCAGCGACCGGGCTAGGTACAGGAGGGTACGCGCTCACTCTAGATTCTCACGGAGAACACTGGAATGACAGTATTGCCGAGAAATCAGTATCTCTTTGGCTCAAGCTAGGAGGAAGACGTATTGATGGATCATTCAGCTACTTGGATCAAGTGGGAATCGGACAAGCAATCAGAGCTAGTGGAATTCCTCGTAAAGAGATTTTCATCACCTCTAAAGTTGGTCCAAGTGGAGCAAACAAGAACGGAGTACCGCTTGGGGGACCTCTGGGCTACAACGACACACTAAAACAGATGGAACAGGTTCTCGGCAGCCTTGGAGTTACGTATGTTGATCTGCTGCTTATTCACTGGCCTTATGATGCAATCCACGCTCCCAGTTCTGAGAAAGAGTGCAATGGAAACACCTCTACCGAAATGCGACTGTGCCGTCAGTCAACTTGGAAAGCAATGCTACAGATTCTCAAAGAAGGTAAGGCCAGAGCAGTGGGCGTGTCCAACTTTGCGTTGCAACATCTTCAAGATATAATAGACATGGGAGAAATGATTCCTTCAGTCAATCAATGTGAGTTTCACGTGTTCTGGCATGATTTGGAGTTGCTAGAATTTTGCAAACGTCACAACATCACATTCAATGGTTATTCGCCACTCGCAGCACCAGATTTTGGACCTTGGAGTCTTGGCTGGAACGAGAGTCTACTTGAGTTGCCTCTGGTTAAACTAATTTCTCAGAGATATGGAAAGACAGCTGCACAAATACTACAGCGTTATTCTCTGCATCAAGGTGTGCTTGTGAATCCAAGATCTTGGAACGAAGAACACATGAGAGAAAATCTAAATGTGTTCGACTTTGAACTAAGTGATCAAGAAGTTATGCAGCTGAACGCACTTTCTACTAAAAAACCTAACGTATGCACAGATCCCAGAGAGTTACCTTGA
- the LOC134189358 gene encoding uncharacterized protein K02A2.6-like — MATGVGLIRLEPPGPFNFRQPDDWPRWKRRFAQFRIASGLADADEVRQVSTLLYCMGEDAEGVLTSTNITEDNKKKYDEVIAKFEEFFRIRRNVIYERARFNRRNQLEGESIEQYITALYELVETCEYGSLQQEMLRDRIVVGIRDQALSERLQCDAELTLEKVKRSTRQREAVKEQHKHLQGDGSKDHPIVIEQVRNGAKSGTAGGKSGTTGGKSQASRHQFGGGRSKSATPPARHQCKRCGRYHAKEAYCPARQARCSKCNRKGHFGAQCFSKTIENVDSESRDGAYVFPVNVSKRITWSSKISVGGKELTFKLDTGAEVTVITEEAHRMLEMPKLQKPSKALYGPTSTALRTLGQFTSTLSVNNKTSEETIFVVQGLKTNLLGLPAITSLQLVHRIQATSVGTTIPDRFPKVFQGLGNLGDPYKIKLREGAKPYALYTPRNVPISLRQQVKEELDRMETIGVISQVEDPTEWCAGMVVVRKKTGDVRICVDMKPLNENVLREIYPIPKVDDTLAQLAGATTFSKIDANSGFWQIPLEVESRLLTTFVTPHGRYCFNKLPFGIASAPELFQRRMSKILSGLPGVLCHMDDVLIFGTSQTEHDDRLTSVLQRLQAAGATLNKAKCEFGVHTVKFLGHIIDGKGLRADPARLKAIQDLEQPKNVSELRRFMGMANQLGKFSPHLSEISQPLRELLSTRCSWLWEHPQEQAFTRIKDELTRPTVLELYNPQKKVKVSADASSHGLGAVLLQEAGDKWKPIAYASRSMTDTEKRYAQIEKEALSLTWACDKFQDYVLGRKFHIETDHKPLVPLLSTKHLDRLPPRIVRFRLRLARYDFTIEHVPGKLLYTADTLSRAPLQEQITEDSLQDDVETFINEVVANLPTTTDRLQTYREAQARNATCAQVMQYSQSQWPDKCPEETSLIPFWRVRSLLTVHNDLLLYNNRVVIPDELRRDVLTKIHEGHQGIVRCRQRAHTSVWWPGITQQIYQLVQQCPTCAKENPQGTEPLMTSQLPDFPWQVVGTDLMELNGAHYLVVIDYFSRYPELIKLTSTTALAE, encoded by the exons ATGGCGACAGGAGTGGGACTCATACGACTCGAACCACCAGGTCCTTTCAACTTTCGGCAGCCAGACGACTGGCCGAGGTGGAAGAGAAGATTCGCACAGTTTCGAATCGCCTCAGGCCTGGCAGACGCGGACGAAGTACGTCAAGTGTCCACGTTACTCTACTGCATGGGAGAGGACGCAGAGGGAGTCCTAACTTCCACCAACATCACggaagacaacaaaaagaagTACGATGAGGTGATTGCTAAATTCGAAGAATTTTTCCGCATACGTCGCAACGTGATCTACGAGAGAGCGCGCTTCAATCGACGAAATCAGTTAGAGGGAGAGTCTATCGAGCAGTATATCACCGCTTTGTACGAACTGGTCGAGACATGCGAATACGGAAGTTTGCAACAGGAAATGCTGAGGGACAGAATTGTCGTCGGAATAAGAGACCAGGCGCTATCAGAACGTCTACAGTGTGATGCTGAGCTTACGTTGGAGAAGGTCAAACGATCtacaagacagagagaagcCGTGAAAGAACAGCATAAACATCTGCAAGGTGACGGCAGCAAGGACCATCCAATTGTCATAGAGCAAGTGCGAAACGGCGCTAAAAGCGGCACAGCAGGCGGTAAAAGCGGCACCACAGGTGGCAAAtcgcaagcaagcagacaccaGTTTGGCGGCGGACGGTCAAAGTCGGCAACCCCACCCGCGCGACACCAATGTAAGCGCTGCGGAAGATATCATGCTAAAGAAGCCTACTGTCCAGCAAGACAAGCCAGGTGTTCAAAGTGTAACCGAAAGGGTCACTTTGGAGCTCAATGTTTCTCGAAGACAATCGAAAATGTGGACAGTGAGAGTCGAGACGGGGCCTATGTATTTCCAGTGAACGTATCCAAAAGGATCACATGGTCTTCCAAAATTTCAGTAGGAGGCAAAGAGCTAACATTCAAGTTAGATACGGGGGCCGAGGTGACAGTGATCACAGAAGAGGCACATAGAATGTTAGAAATGCCAAAGTTACAGAAACCGTCCAAGGCCTTGTATGGACCAACATCTACAGCTCTTCGGACATTGGGACAATTCACAAGTACACTATCAGTGAATAACAAGACATCAGAGGAGACTATCTTCGTTGTCCAGGGATTGAAAACCAATTTACTAGGGTTACCGGCTATCACATCGTTACAACTTGTCCACAGGATCCAAGCGACCAGTGTAGGAACCACCATACCAGACCGATTTCCCAAAGTTTTTCAGGGACTGGGTAATCTTGGTGATCCATACAAAATCAAGCTTAGAGAGGGAGCCAAGCCCTATGCGCTGTACACACCCCGGAATGTTCCAATTTCTCTCAGACAACAAGTCAAAGAAGAACTAGATCGAATGGAAACGATTGGCGTCATCTCACAAGTGGAAGACCCTACAGAATGGTGCGCTGGTATGGTTGTAGTCAGGAAAAAGACAGGAGACGTCAGGATTTGCGTAGATATGAAACCCCTCAACGAGAATGTACTACGAGAGATTTACCCCATACCCAAAGTGGACGACACACTTGCTCAATTGGCGGGAGCCACAACGTTTAGCAAAATCGATGCTAATAGTGGGTTTTGGCAGATACCTCTAGAGGTGGAATCTAGGCTACTGACTACCTTTGTCACTCCTCACGGACGGTACTGCTTCAACAAGTTACCATTCGGCATCGCTAGTGCGCCCGAGCTTTTCCAACGGCGAATGAGCAAGATTCTTTCGGGACTACCTGGAGTATTATGTCACATGGACGATGTTCTCATATTCGGAACAAGTCAAACGGAACACGACGACCGACTGACTTCGGTCTTACAACGACTGCAAGCAGCAGGAGCAACTCTAAATAAGGCCAAATGTGAGTTTGGGGTACACACCGTCAAATTTCTTGGTCACATTATTGATGGCAAAGGTCTCAGAGCGGATCCAGCCCGGCTGAAAGCTATCCAAGACCTAGAACAGCCCAAGAACGTATCAGAATTGCGCCGCTTCATGGGGATGGCAAACCAATTGGGAAAATTTTCACCACATCTTTCAGAGATAAGTCAACCTTTGAGAGAGCTGTTGAGTACGAGATGCTCATGGTTATGGGAACATCCACAAGAGCAAGCATTCACAAGAATCAAAGATGAATTGACTCGTCCTACTGTCCTGGAGCTGTACAATCCGCAGAAGAAGGTGAAAGTATCCGCTGACGCGTCATCACACGGTCTAGGCGCGGTACTTCTTCAAGAAGCCGGAGATAAATGGAAGCCGATAGCATACGCATCACGGTCCATGACAGATACTGAGAAGCGCTACGCGCAAATTGAAAAGGAAGCTCTGTCATTAACATGGGCTTGCGATAAGTTTCAAGATTACGTACTTGGTCGCAAATTTCATATCGAGACCGACCACAAGCCGTTAGTTCCTTTGCTTAGCACTAAGCACTTGGACAGGTTACCGCCAAGAATTGTTCGTTTTAGACTTCGTTTGGCGAGATACGACTTCACAATTGAACATGTACCTGGGAAACTGCTTTATACAGCTGACACGTTGTCAAGAGCACCCCTACAAGAACAGATCACGGAGGATTCTCTACAGGACGATGTTGAGACCTTCATCAATGAGGTAGTTGCTAATTTACCAACTACAACGGACAGACTACAAACGTACCGAGAAGCACAAGCTAGAAATGCCACGTGTGCCCAAGTGATGCAGTACAGTCAGTCACAATGGCCCGACAAATGTCCTGAGGAAACTTCTCTAATCCCGTTTTGGAGAGTAAGATCGCTACTGACGGTACACAACGACCTACTACTATACAACAACCGTGTAGTGATTCCTGACGAACTCAGAAGAGATGTCCTGACCAAAATTCATGAGGGTCATCAGGGCATAGTTCGTTGCAGACAGAGAGCACACACCTCCGTCTGGTGGCCGGGGATAACACAACAGATATATCAATTGGTGCAACAATGCCCCACATGTGCAAAGGAGAATCCACAAGGAACTGAACCACTCATGACTTCTCAGTTACCGGATTTTCCTTGGCAAGTTGTGGGAACGGACTTGATGGAGTTAAATGGAGCTCATTATCTTGTTGTCATTGACTACTTCTCAAGATATCCAGAGCTTATCAAGTTGACGTCCACCACAGCCTTAGCA GAGTGA
- the LOC134196607 gene encoding uncharacterized protein LOC134196607, with translation MITSSPRYPQSNGLVERMVKSIKQLLTKAEDPHLGLLAYRSTPLPWCTLSPSELLMGRRLRTTMPQSTAQLTPHWDYLRNFREADNFFKSKQKKNFDSRHRAKDLPQLQKDTEVWITSSKEPAQGTIVGPGHTPRSYVIKTDKGEVRRNRGHLKAIPKFGTSPEIGSPQNTETGQTTPTRPQTRSQTGCQIKRPMKLDL, from the coding sequence ATGATAACCAGCAGCCCTAGGTACCCGCAGAGCAACGGACTCGTGGAGCGGATGGTCAAATCCATCAAACAGCTACTGACAAAGGCGGAGGACCCACATCTCGGGCTACTGGCTTACAGATCCACGCCACTGCCTTGGTGCACTCTCAGTCCTTCAGAATTGCTCATGGGAAGACGATTGAGAACAACAATGCCACAGTCGACAGCACAACTCACCCCACACTGGGATTATCTGAGGAATTTTCGTGAAGCAGATAATTTTTTCAAAagcaaacagaagaagaacttTGACTCCAGACATCGAGCTAAAGACCTGCCCCAATTACAAAAGGACACGGAAGTCTGGATAACGTCAAGTAAAGAGCCAGCTCAAGGGACAATCGTCGGTCCAGGCCACACTCCACGATCCTATGTCATTAAAACAGACAAAGGGGAGGTGAGGAGAAATAGAGGACATTTGAAAGCCATCCCAAAGTTTGGCACTTCACCTGAAATCGGAAGTCCCCAGAATACGGAAACTGGTCAAACAACACCAACCAGGCCACAAACGAGAAGCCAGACTGGTTGTCAAATAAAGAGGCCGATGAAACTCGACCTGTAA